Below is a window of Pseudodesulfovibrio sp. 5S69 DNA.
ATGTAATCTTCCGTCTGTTTATTGGCGGGGTTGGTGAACATGGCCTTGGTGTCGTCCACCTCGATCAGTTTGCCCATGTAGAAGAAGGCGGTTCGATCGGACACCCGTGCCGCCTGCTGCATGGAGTGGGTCACGATGATGATCGTGAATTCCTTTTTGAGTTCGTGGATCAGGTCCTCGATCTTCTGTGTGGCGATGGGGTCCAGCGCCGAGGCGGGTTCGTCCATGAGCAGAACCTCGGGTTCCACGGCCAGGGCGCGGGCGATGCACAGCCGCTGTTGCTGTCCGCCGGACAGCCCCAGGGCGGAGGTGTGCAGCCGGTCCTTGACCTCGTCCCACAGGGCCGCACCGAGCAGGCTCTCCTCGACCTTCTGCTCCATGAACTGCTTGTCCTTCATGCCGTTGACGCGCAGGCCGTAGGCCACGTTCTCGAAGATGGTCTTTGGGAAGGGATTGGGCTTCTGGAAGACCATGCCGATGCGGCGCCGCAGGGAGACGACATCCAGGCCGGGGGCGTAAATGTCCTGGCCGTCCAGGGTCATCTTGCCGTCCACCTTGGTGCCGGGGATGAGGTCGTTCATGCGGTTGATGCAGCGAAGATAGGTCGACTTGCCGCACCCGGACGGTCCGATGAGCGCCGTGACCCTGTTGGACTCGAAGTCTATGCTGATGTCCTCCAGGGCCTTGAAGTCACCGTAGTGGAAATCGAGGTTGATGGAAGACACCTTTATGGTCGTCGTCATTGTTCGTGCTCCGTGGCAAATGAAATGATGTGTTCCGCCAGCGGCGCAACGCACCACGAGTAACCCGGTGGAGTTACGAGCCAATGACTCGTTTGTGACAATTGCG
It encodes the following:
- the pstB gene encoding phosphate ABC transporter ATP-binding protein PstB, with protein sequence MTTTIKVSSINLDFHYGDFKALEDISIDFESNRVTALIGPSGCGKSTYLRCINRMNDLIPGTKVDGKMTLDGQDIYAPGLDVVSLRRRIGMVFQKPNPFPKTIFENVAYGLRVNGMKDKQFMEQKVEESLLGAALWDEVKDRLHTSALGLSGGQQQRLCIARALAVEPEVLLMDEPASALDPIATQKIEDLIHELKKEFTIIIVTHSMQQAARVSDRTAFFYMGKLIEVDDTKAMFTNPANKQTEDYITGRFG